Within Sediminispirochaeta bajacaliforniensis DSM 16054, the genomic segment CGATTATTTTGCCTATTGGCAATGACCATGGAAAACTTGTTATGAATGCATATTTCGATGGAAGTGCACCATTTAAGACAAAGAAAAATCGATCAGACATACCCGATGCATTTATTTACTGCTCTTTACTTGATTTGTTGCATGAACATGAGAAAGTTATTTTTATTTCACAAGATAAGGAATTCTGTAATAGGATTAAAAATGATAACATTATTGTTTTCAACAATTTAACAGAACTTTTTAATTGTGATGAATATAAACTAACAGATGCTTATTTCAACGAATTACCAGATGAAAGAAAAAGGGAATATTTATTTAAATATTATAAAGACGAAATAATAAAAAAAACAAAAAGACAAATTGAACTCTCTGATTTAATAAGTGATATTGAATATGAATATCGTGCTAATACTATTGGAAACTATAGAAATGAGTATTCAAGCGCAGAATTCATTGAATTTAATTACAATAAAGTCAATAATCTCTCACCCAATATATATCTCATTCCGTTTTCAGCCAAAGTAAAATACACGATTTCTTCAGAAGCAACTAATAACGATCTAGAAAATTATAGTAAAGAACGATTAAAAAACTTAACAGAGAAAAGTATAAATGATAATGGCTTGTATGATGTTTCAGAAGAAATTGAATACTCCGTATTTGGTAATGTAAGTGTAAAATTTGCTGAAACAAATCCACTATTATGGGAAGAACAAGAAGTTAAAGATAGCCTTTTTAAGGAATTGGAAATTACAGAAATTACAGTTACTATTGAGAATATTGAAAAAAACGCCTAACAACTGCTTCAACCTGACTCGGCTACTGTCACGAAACTTGCTTTTCGCTTCGCTCGGCAAGTTTCGCGCCAGCTTAACGCCTCGCAGGTTAAGCAAATGTTATGTAGACACAAATTTTGTCCAGGCACATTGTTTACATCAGG encodes:
- a CDS encoding PIN domain-containing protein, whose amino-acid sequence is MKTKTAIMIDSSIIRQIPKLNSPLFKQIIKYIHIGRFCLYISEIIEQEYLTWIQKEAQEAYNTVVKASESLNKFYDEPEIFGIKMHLNITADVAGNHINEILKKISSNWKNFKEQTDAIILPIGNDHGKLVMNAYFDGSAPFKTKKNRSDIPDAFIYCSLLDLLHEHEKVIFISQDKEFCNRIKNDNIIVFNNLTELFNCDEYKLTDAYFNELPDERKREYLFKYYKDEIIKKTKRQIELSDLISDIEYEYRANTIGNYRNEYSSAEFIEFNYNKVNNLSPNIYLIPFSAKVKYTISSEATNNDLENYSKERLKNLTEKSINDNGLYDVSEEIEYSVFGNVSVKFAETNPLLWEEQEVKDSLFKELEITEITVTIENIEKNA